The Homalodisca vitripennis isolate AUS2020 unplaced genomic scaffold, UT_GWSS_2.1 ScUCBcl_9155;HRSCAF=17552, whole genome shotgun sequence genome has a window encoding:
- the LOC124374596 gene encoding histone H2A, producing MSGRGKGGKVKGKAKSRSSRAGLQFPVGRIHRLLRKGNYAERVGAGAPVYLAAVMEYLAAEVLELAGNAARDNKKTRIIPRHLQLAIRNDEELNKLLSGVTIAQGGVLPNIQAVLLPKKTEKKA from the coding sequence ATGTCAGGACGAGGCAAAGGCGGTAAAGTGAAGGGAAAGGCAAAGTCCCGCTCGTCCAGGGCCGGTCTACAGTTCCCGGTCGGCAGGATCCACCGTCTGCTCCGCAAGGGCAACTACGCCGAGCGAGTGGGTGCCGGAGCTCCGGTCTACCTGGCCGCCGTCATGGAGTATCTCGCCGCCGAGGTTCTCGAGTTGGCCGGTAACGCGGCCCGTGACAACAAGAAGACCAGGATCATTCCCCGTCACCTTCAGCTGGCCATCAGGAATGACGAGGAGCTGAACAAGCTCCTGTCCGGTGTCACCATCGCCCAGGGAGGTGTACTGCCCAACATCCAGGCCGTGCTCCTGCCCAAGAAGACCGAGAAGAAGGCC